A window of Campylobacter lari subsp. lari contains these coding sequences:
- the mltG gene encoding endolytic transglycosylase MltG has protein sequence MKSIIGNAKNLRIFLICCDLILIFLLSIFYYLLLPIKTNSVVFIPQGSVSKIITQLDKNNYKMSSIDKYTLYFLGHPQSGWINIGTKELNRAEFLHKLTVAKAALETITLIPGETTEIFFEELAPKLNLNTKTLMQEFYKQSPFKEGMLFPETYKIPKGITEELLVKYLLAYSASEFKKLSYKIFREYNEKKWHEYIIIASIIQKEAASNEEMPIVSSVIRNRLRKGMKLQMDGTLNYGKYSHEKITPQRIRSDNSSYNTYKFSGIPKEAVCNVSFEAIKAAIFPAKTDYLYFVRDKKTNKHIFTSTLKDHNKAIRN, from the coding sequence ATGAAAAGTATCATAGGTAATGCTAAAAATTTAAGAATTTTTTTAATATGTTGTGATTTAATTTTAATTTTTCTTTTATCCATTTTTTATTATCTACTTTTACCTATAAAAACAAACTCTGTAGTTTTTATACCACAAGGTTCTGTTAGCAAGATTATAACGCAATTAGATAAAAATAACTATAAAATGAGCAGTATTGATAAATATACTTTATATTTCTTAGGTCATCCACAATCTGGCTGGATAAATATAGGTACAAAAGAATTAAATAGAGCTGAATTTTTACATAAACTTACCGTTGCTAAAGCAGCACTTGAAACTATTACTTTAATTCCCGGAGAAACGACTGAAATTTTCTTTGAAGAATTAGCGCCAAAGTTAAATTTAAATACCAAAACCTTAATGCAAGAATTTTACAAACAAAGCCCTTTTAAAGAAGGTATGCTTTTTCCTGAAACTTATAAAATTCCAAAAGGTATCACAGAAGAACTTTTAGTGAAATATCTTTTGGCTTATTCTGCAAGTGAATTTAAAAAACTTTCTTATAAAATTTTTAGAGAATATAATGAAAAAAAATGGCATGAGTATATCATCATAGCTTCCATTATACAAAAAGAAGCAGCAAGTAATGAAGAAATGCCTATAGTTTCATCTGTAATTAGAAATCGCTTAAGAAAAGGCATGAAGCTTCAAATGGATGGGACGCTAAATTATGGAAAATACTCTCATGAAAAAATCACTCCACAAAGAATAAGATCAGATAATAGTTCTTATAATACTTATAAATTTAGTGGAATTCCAAAAGAAGCTGTCTGTAATGTTTCATTTGAAGCTATCAAGGCAGCTATTTTTCCTGCAAAGACAGATTATTTATACTTTGTAAGAGATAAAAAAACTAATAAGCATATTTTTACCTCTACTTTAAAAGATCACAACAAGGCAATAAGAAATTAA